In one window of Gudongella oleilytica DNA:
- a CDS encoding S66 family peptidase: MKLINPEGLKPGDTVASVSLSWGGAGDPEINWRYLLGKKRLEDIFGLKVVEMSTTLKGSGYVYNHPEERAKDLMDAFKDPEIRGVFSCIGGDDSIRMLPYIDYELIRENPKVFIGYSDTTITHLICHKAGISSFYGPSILAEMAENVEMHQYTVDWIKKCLFDNDVIGRIQPTELWTSERLPWEEGNRDIKRKMLPNNGYELLQGEGTVEGRLFGGCVEVLEMAKGTEIWPDLDTFNSAILFLETSEDMPNPENLLYALRNYGAQGILERINGMIFGKPYHNKYYDEYKDVIKKALKEYSLESLPVLYNLSFGHTSPMIVLPYGALAEIDCIQSAFSILEPGVL, translated from the coding sequence ATGAAATTGATCAATCCTGAAGGATTAAAGCCTGGGGATACAGTTGCTTCAGTCAGCCTCTCATGGGGAGGAGCAGGCGATCCTGAAATTAACTGGAGATACCTTCTGGGGAAAAAGAGACTGGAGGACATATTTGGATTAAAAGTTGTTGAAATGAGCACAACTCTCAAAGGAAGCGGGTACGTATATAATCATCCCGAAGAAAGAGCCAAAGATTTGATGGATGCATTTAAGGATCCGGAAATAAGAGGGGTTTTTTCCTGTATAGGCGGAGATGACAGTATAAGGATGCTGCCATATATCGACTATGAATTGATTAGGGAAAACCCCAAGGTATTCATTGGATACTCTGATACTACGATCACACACCTGATCTGTCATAAGGCGGGGATATCATCATTCTATGGGCCATCGATACTTGCTGAAATGGCTGAGAATGTTGAAATGCACCAATATACAGTGGATTGGATCAAAAAATGCCTTTTCGATAACGATGTAATAGGAAGGATCCAGCCCACTGAGCTTTGGACCAGTGAACGACTTCCCTGGGAGGAAGGGAACAGGGATATAAAAAGAAAGATGCTCCCTAATAACGGTTATGAACTTCTTCAGGGTGAAGGAACAGTAGAGGGCAGACTCTTCGGGGGCTGCGTTGAGGTGCTTGAAATGGCTAAGGGAACTGAGATTTGGCCTGATTTGGACACATTTAACAGCGCAATACTGTTCCTGGAGACATCTGAGGACATGCCAAATCCTGAAAACCTGCTTTATGCTCTCAGGAACTACGGAGCTCAGGGCATACTTGAGAGGATAAATGGAATGATTTTCGGTAAGCCCTATCACAACAAGTACTACGACGAATATAAGGATGTAATAAAAAAAGCCTTGAAGGAATACTCCCTCGAAAGCCTTCCCGTGCTTTATAACCTGAGCTTTGGGCATACCTCCCCAATGATAGTGCTGCCATATGGCGCGTTGGCAGAGATAGACTGTATTCAGTCAGCATTTTCAATACTTGAACCTGGAGTCCTTTAA
- the pdxA gene encoding 4-hydroxythreonine-4-phosphate dehydrogenase PdxA, translated as MKPFIGITMGDPAGVGPEVIAKALTMTEMFDICKPVIIGSYEVMKEAIKICGLELTLNIVSDSFDLEYEDKSVNVLDLGNIDLKDLVRGRISEKCGRAAYQYVERAVSLAMDGRIKAVATAPVNKEALKLAGVPYIGHTEMLQGLTGVEDPLTMFQVDSLRIFFLSRHVSLRKACDFVSSDKVFETVVRSHKALVRLGVEDPVIAVAALNPHGGEHGMFGEEEMEHIEPGVNRARRAGYKVEGPVPADSVFYFALQGKYDGVISLYHDQGHIAAKMHDFEKTVSITNGLPFLRTSVDHGTAYDIAGMGIASGTSMYEAIRLAADYSRYY; from the coding sequence ATGAAGCCATTTATTGGAATAACCATGGGGGATCCAGCCGGAGTCGGACCGGAGGTTATAGCAAAGGCACTCACTATGACTGAGATGTTTGATATTTGCAAGCCTGTGATAATTGGAAGCTATGAGGTCATGAAGGAAGCGATCAAAATATGCGGCCTGGAACTGACCCTCAACATAGTTTCTGACAGCTTCGACCTTGAATATGAGGATAAGTCAGTCAATGTTCTGGACCTTGGCAATATCGATCTTAAAGACCTTGTGCGAGGAAGGATAAGTGAAAAATGTGGCAGAGCGGCTTATCAATATGTTGAGAGGGCAGTGTCTTTGGCTATGGATGGCAGAATAAAGGCTGTGGCTACTGCACCAGTAAATAAAGAAGCCCTTAAGCTTGCAGGAGTTCCATACATTGGTCACACTGAAATGCTTCAAGGCTTAACAGGCGTTGAGGATCCTTTGACCATGTTCCAGGTTGATTCCCTGAGGATATTTTTCCTATCAAGGCATGTTTCACTAAGAAAGGCCTGTGATTTTGTTTCTAGCGATAAGGTATTTGAAACTGTGGTAAGATCCCATAAAGCACTCGTAAGGCTTGGTGTAGAGGATCCAGTCATCGCAGTTGCAGCTCTTAACCCCCATGGAGGAGAGCATGGAATGTTCGGTGAAGAAGAAATGGAGCACATAGAGCCAGGAGTCAACAGGGCAAGGCGAGCAGGGTATAAGGTTGAAGGCCCAGTGCCCGCTGATTCAGTGTTCTACTTTGCTCTTCAGGGGAAATATGACGGCGTGATCTCCTTGTACCATGATCAGGGTCACATAGCTGCAAAGATGCATGACTTTGAGAAGACTGTATCCATAACCAATGGACTTCCCTTTTTAAGGACATCTGTGGATCATGGCACTGCCTATGATATCGCTGGCATGGGTATAGCAAGTGGAACAAGCATGTATGAGGCGATCAGGCTGGCGGCTGACTACAGTAGATATTACTGA